Part of the Rhizoctonia solani chromosome 2, complete sequence genome is shown below.
GCTAGAAGCGATCAAACTTCAAAAATCTAAACGTACCAAAAATTCGACAACCCTTATCCAAAATTGTACCGTTCATTCAAGCAAAGAAGTTGCCCGTTCCGATTAGCGAATATCACCCCGGTGACGCCCCGGCTCCGTCTTTTCCTCTAATCTATTGAACTAACCATCGATGTTCTATCAATTGCTTCACGCTCTTCCGTTCCAATGGATCCCACATAACAATGCCCTTCATAAAATCTAGAAACGCATCCTTCTCATCATGGCTCATCTTGTCCATGAACTTGGCTCCTAGCTGTCGGTGCTGCACAAGGAGATTGGGGTATTTAAATTTGCCTATATTTGGATCAGTCGAGGAGCGCTGTGTAGGAATGGATCATACCGCCAGAGTTAAAGTAGGATAAGGATGCTTTGCCTCTACTCAGCAATGAGCGCGGCGGAGGTCCAAGAAGGCTTGTCAGGTCTGCCAGCTGTTTCCGCATTGTCCTAATCTTGAATTCGGGATCGATGCCTTTGAAGAGTGGACTACCCGCCAAGAGCTCCCATACCTATCGACGCACTCCACATCAGTAAACAGTTACAATCGCAAGGACGAGATGATAGGAGCCTACAATCATCCCAACGTCCCAAATGTCACTCCCCGTCCCATCTTCGCACCCAAGAAGTATCTCCGGCGCCGCATAACTTGCAGGTTCAAAGAGCGGTCTCGATTTTCCTCCTAGCTCGACTGCTGTACCAAAATCGTGGATTTTTGGAGGCCCGACAGTTTTACCTGGGGCAAGTGGGCCAAAGTCTTCGTGTGACATGTGTATAATGTACCCTCCTGGAAGGACCTTGCTGGGAAAAGGATAAAGAGATTCGGACTTTTCGAGTGCGGCAAGCATGGATGAGTGCTCTAATGGTATCAAGATATTGGATAGGGTTAAGTCTTTCGACTTTTTAATATTTTTTAAGCTGATGGGGCGTGATCAAATACGCACCACGATGGACGATCCCGCATTCGTTATGCAAATAGTCCAACCCGCTCAGGATGAAGCTAATCAACGTCTTCACGAACCCGGGCTCACATTGTCTTTCATTGTTGACCAGTTCGAAGCGATCCAAAAATACAGAAAGAGGCTCCCGCATCGGGTCATAGACTAAAACGGGATGAATGCCTTTTTGACCTTTGACCTCGAACGCATCAACTGCAGTGCGGAGGAATTGCAGTCCAGGATGAGACGGGTTCTTGGTCACTATCCGATGCGAAATGTAAGATTCGTGCTTATGCTGTTTGATTGCTGACGAGTCGGAGAAGTAAGAGGTGGAGATTTTAAGCGTCACGTAGCGCGTTGATAACCAGCGCCACCTTAATCTCATTAGTCTTTTGTTTACAAGTACTTGCAGGGGAGCGCACCTCGTAATATCCTTCGCTAACCATACCGTAGATGAGTTTCCAAATCCTAATTTGGCCACTAACTTATATGTGTCATTCAAAACTTGGCCAACCGTAGCAGGGTACCAGTATGCAGGGTCAAATTTATATAATAGTTCCTCGTCGATTCGTCCCAAGTGAAGCAATCGCCCCATCTGATCATCACTGGGAGTAAATTTACGTGTTCCGAATGTGCGAGATAACGGCCGTGTCAAAATTGACCTGCGAAGACAACATAAACCTGGTCCAGGCCTAGTAGTTCCCAAGTAGCCCAGCATTGTTCTAGGATTTTAGAGCTGGATTATCGCCAGTTGTATTTTGTATCACCTCAAAGATCAAATGAGGTTCGTGTTAAAATAGATCCTGAGATTTAGGCGACAACAAACCGCAAAGATAGCAGGAGAACAAGGGTGTCCAAACCGGGTGGCGGGTGGCAACAAAGCATGTCACATCTGTAATTGGTCCTGCTCAGCCTATAGTTCAGGGTAGGCGGCGCTTAATAGTTAGGCGCGCAGCTCTTCCGACTCTCAACTCCACATCCACGCAACCACAACAGGTAAACCGTCTCTTCAATTTCCCAAAATTTAATCATTTGTTTCTGTGGGGTTTGTACACACTTGTGAATAACGCCGATAGTATTCATCATTATCTTTATGGCGTCATCTGTGTATTGGAAGTTCAAATCACAAAAGGACGAGTCGCGTGTGACGTTTGATGGACCAACGATCTCCGTCAGCGACCTCAAGCGCGAGATTATCCTACAGAATAACCTTGTTTCTTCAGCATCAGATTTTGACTTATTGATTGTCGACCCGACCACTGAGCAAGGTAAGCCCAGTCTATCGTATTTAATCTGGATTTTTACTGTTTTCTTTCAGAATTCAAGGATGACAACCAGCAGATCGCCCGCTCAACATCAGTGCTAGCCAAGCGACTCCCAGCAGCACGACCTGGCAAGGGAAAAGCAGCCCAATATGTTGTGGGAATTAACCCCGGCGATATTTCCCGCCCTGACTCGACCACTGCTGGTGCTAACCGCCCGACACCAAAACCACAGGAACTTCCACAGATCGTTGTACCGGAGGGAACGTCCGCGGATGAAGCTGCAGGGATTGCTGCCATGTTCCAGGCCTCCCAAGAGGTTTGGGATGAGACACAAGAGAAGATGGCCCAGTGAGTTGCATATTCTCTCTATTATTTTTCAGATCATTCACCGAGATGCAGAGCCACACCAGTATACACCAACCGGGGCGGCTTCCGGGGTGGTAAACCCTTCAATCAAGGAAATCGTGGTCAAGACGGTGCAAGGCAAGAGTCTAGGCCAGTTCCACCGGGATATATCTGTTACAGGTGTGCCAAGAAGGGTACGCCACCGCAGATAACACCTCGTATTTTTCTGAGATCTACTTTGTAGGTCATTGGATTCATGACTGTCCGACCAACGACGACAGAGACTGGGACAACCGCCCAAGAGTCAAACGTACGACAGGCATTCCTCGAAGC
Proteins encoded:
- a CDS encoding Tyrosine kinase specific for activated, which encodes MLGYLGTTRPGPGLCCLRRSILTRPLSRTFGTRKFTPSDDQMGRLLHLGRIDEELLYKFDPAYWYPATVGQVLNDTYKLVAKLGFGNSSTVWLAKDITRWRWLSTRYVTLKISTSYFSDSSAIKQHKHESYISHRIVTKNPSHPGLQFLRTAVDAFEVKGQKGIHPVLVYDPMREPLSVFLDRFELVNNERQCEPGFVKTLISFILSGLDYLHNECGIVHRDLTLSNILIPLEHSSMLAALEKSESLYPFPSKVLPGGYIIHMSHEDFGPLAPGKTVGPPKIHDFGTAVELGGKSRPLFEPASYAAPEILLGCEDGTGSDIWDVGMIVWELLAGSPLFKGIDPEFKIRTMRKQLADLTSLLGPPPRSLLSRGKASLSYFNSGGKFKYPNLLVQHRQLGAKFMDKMSHDEKDAFLDFMKGIVMWDPLERKSVKQLIEHRCLRTSIKEGFDTAEVQQQLVASYLVQSSQFFPYFFIMRATFVSAALLAAVLPALAAPTNNVPISKYAGPVKSNSYIIKLKDGVSTDAHVNKLISAITNGGKVGHKYSTAFHGYSATLQGKDLDLIRQSSDVEYIVEDGIMSIEYEEGDEASAFVARGAPAAEGLEKRANGAGVDVYGIDTGIYTAHSSFGGRARWGATFGGYANQDGNGHGTHTAGTAVGASYGVATSANIIAVKVLSDAGSGTNSDVIAGINWAATQARSSGRPSVANLSLGGGASTAVDSAVSSAISGGLHFAVAAGNSNVDAGSTSPARVAAANTVGAVDSSNRKASFSNYGSVLDVWAPGVNILSAWIGGTTRTNTISGTSMASPRVAGYIAVRIGNSGGTPAAVSSALKAGARAVVTGAPSGTTNLLAQPF
- a CDS encoding mRNA polyadenylation-like protein, whose protein sequence is MASSVYWKFKSQKDESRVTFDGPTISVSDLKREIILQNNLVSSASDFDLLIVDPTTEQEFKDDNQQIARSTSVLAKRLPAARPGKGKAAQYVVGINPGDISRPDSTTAGANRPTPKPQELPQIVVPEGTSADEAAGIAAMFQASQEVWDETQEKMAQATPVYTNRGGFRGGKPFNQGNRGQDGARQESRPVPPGYICYRCAKKGHWIHDCPTNDDRDWDNRPRVKRTTGIPRSFLKTVEQTTDAPLGQGVMVTPDGGFVVAQPDSVAWQKQRARPKVLTSAEIYQNPAPAAHSSLACPICDRLTKNATHLLEHDFVCKCGKKIASFDRLEMDDKRREKVGEVVRSMIEESRKESAKQEAEESQPTPVATTSSTPTPAPEKPSTPTTASNTGPDLADLQAQMAQLSQMLSNPGLPQQAKQQAQRQAAKIGAEIQKLMNSGNGVADGECK